A stretch of DNA from Bacillota bacterium:
GCGCCGTGCGAAACGCCAGGGTTTCCTGCTGGCCGGCAATGCCTGCGGCGGCGGACGCAAACAGCGGGTTCGGTAACTCCAGGACTCTGTATGCGGGAACCCCTCTTGCCACCACCACCCACGCGGTACGCCGGAAATCCCGTTCCCGGGCAAGCGCGTCCAACAGCGTACCAACGCCCGACCGCGCGAGCTCCTCCCCCAGTACGATCACCCGCAGGTGTGCCAGGGCAGGCAGGCGAGAGCTGAACAGGGTGATGCGTTCCAGGGCCTCGGCCACCGTCCGGCCCGGTGCCCCAACGACCCAGGTCGTGGGGCCCTGAGGCCCGGATGCCGTCCGGGCGAAGGGCATGCCGGGTGCGGTCCCGCCGCCGGCCCCGCCCCCTGCTCCCACGCCTCCTCCGGCCCCGGCGATCCGGGACGGTATCGCGACCTGCATCGTCATCAACACGCCCTGCGCGCCGGGGGGTTCGTCGAAGGCGACCGCCGTGGCGAGAGCCAGTGTGGGCAGTTCGTGGCGATCCCAGCAGCCCACCGCGGCAAGCGCCGAAGCGGTCCAGAGGACAACGGCGAGCACCCCGCGAGCAAGGGCTGCACGCGTCCGGGTGGAGGCGCGGGCCGCGCGGCCCTCAGCGGAGGCCGGCAGTTCTCCCAGCACGCAATCGAGCCGCCGCCGCGAGAATGAGGGTCGGAAGCCATACGTGCGCGGCAACGTAGGGAACCAGCACCCGCGCGTCGGCGAATTGCCGCAGCTCGATGACATCGCGGGCCGTCATCATGGCGAGCACCACCCCAAGGAGCGTCAGGGGCTTTACAATGCGCCGGTGATCAGGGAGCCCTGTCAGGTCGGCGAGGGCAACGGCGGCGCTGTGAAGCACGAGGGAGGCCGTCATGATCAGCCCGAACCCCCATGCGCCCACCGCCACCCCGTCGATCCTCTGCACAAGCTCCCCGAGGGACACAAGCCGCGCCACCATGAAGAGAGGAAAGCTGGATTTCACCGCGAGATCGCCGGTGAGCGCGCTGACTGCCAGGGCAGAGATGAAGGATACCGAGACGGAACCGGAGGCGACGGCGACCAACAGGGTTCGGCGGCCCGATCGCATGTCCAGCACAGAGGGGGCCAGCGCGGGAAACCAGAAGACCGTCGTGTGCCATACGCTGCTGACCAGAACCCCGCTCAGAAGGCCCCTGGCGCCCGATGTCAGCACAGGTCTCAGCCGGGCCATCTCCAGTTCAGGGGTTACCAGAAGCGCAATGAGCAGGATGGACAGCACCATGAACGGGCCGACGAGGCTCGCCATCCGTCCGAGCGTCGGCGTGTCCTGTTCGGCGGCAATGGCCACCAGCAGCCCGACCACGATGAGGACAGCCGCTACGGGGGTGGTGGGGAGGATTATGGTGACAATGGCTTCTGCGTATTCCCGGAGGAGGACAGCGGCCAGGTGAAGATACGACCACAGGAAGACCGCGACGACCAAACTCCCGCCAATCCGTCCAAGAGCCCGGCGTGCCTGTCCCGCGATTCCCTCACCTGCAAAGCGCTCGGCGGCATACGAGACGAGCCAGGCGATCGCCGCGCTCGGTATGAAGCCCATCAAGCTGGCGAGCCAGGCGTCCCGTCCCGCCCGGCTCAGCGTGAGGACCGGCAGGAGGGCAACGGAGATCGTCAGCCTGGATCCGAACGCCAGCCAGAATATCTGGGAATTCGGCAGCCGATTGCCGAGCAGGCGCGCCTCACCCAGCCGGGGGCCTGCGGGTCCCCCGGGCCGGCCTCTCGGCGAGGATGGCGACCGCGCGCTCCCCATCAAGCCGGGCCCACCCCCGGATCGACGCGGCGCGAGTCCTTCGGCAGCACGAAGCGGGGCCGTCGGGTCATCGCCCACCACGGCATGCGAATGACGAAGTCTTTCCAGTCCGAAAGCTGCAGCGGGGCCAGCGGGGCGAGATACGGGATACCGAAGGACCGCAAGGCGCACAAGTGAATCAGGAGAACGACCCCAGCTGCCTGCACCCCGAACAGGCCCAGCGCGGCGCCTCCGAGTGTGAAGAGGAACCGTATCATCCGGGCCGTGATCGCGATGCTGAAGACGGGGGTGGCGAAAGAAGAGATGGCCGTCATGGCCACCACGATCACCGTGGCCGGGCTGACCAAACTGGCGCTGATGGCAGCCTGCCCGAGCACCAGCGCGCCGACGATACTGACGGCCGGCCCAACGCCCCGGGGCAGGCGAACCCCGGCCTCCCTCAGCACCTCCAGCTGAAACTCCATGAGGAGAACCTCGACGAGGGTCGGGAACGGTACGGCCTCCCTCGCCGACGCGATGGAAAGCAGCAGCGACGTGGGCACCAACTCGTAGTGGTAGGTGCTGATGGCGACATACAGGCCCGGGAGAATGATGGACACGGTAAAAGCGGCCAGACGGAGGGACCGCAGGAGCGAGCCGACCGCGAACCTTTCGTAGTAATCTTCCGCCACAGTGAGCAATTGAATCAGCACAACGGGCCCCACCAGGGCAAAGGGCGTTCCGTCCGTCAGGATGGCGAAGCGACCCTCCAGCAAGTTCGCCGCCACCACGTCCGGACGCTCGGTACGCAGGGTCTGCGGGAACGGTGAGTAAGGCGAATCCTCGATGAATTCCTCGACGTAGCCCGACTCCACTATGCCGTCGATCCGGACCCGGCGCGTCCGGGTGCGCACGGTCTCCAGGAAATCGGGGTCAATGAGATCGACGACATAAGCCAGAATGACTCGTGTTCCCGTGCGGGCGCCTACCCGGCGCTCCTCGATTCGGAGACCCGGGTGGCGGATACGGGCGCGAAGGAGGCCCACGTTGGTGTCCAGGAGTTCAGTAAAGCCCTCCCGGGGAACCCGCACCCCGGTCTCCGCTTGAGGCTCTTCTACTGCTCGACTCGGACGCCCCGAGGCATCGGCCAGCCAGATCACGTTCGTTCCCGGTGGGAAGACCGCTACCCAGCCATCCAGGAGCTTCTGCATGGCCCGGTCCACGCTGCGCGTGGCGACTATCTCCGGGACCAGCAGTGGCGCCACATCGCCCGCCGCGTTCTGCTCTTCGAAGTCCGGTCGAGTGCCGAGCACCTGGAGGATTCCCTCGGAAATGAGCTGCCGGTCTGCGAGGCTTTCGAGGAAGACGACCCAGTAGACCTGGCCTCTCCTCGCCCTTCGTCCCGTGGCCCTAACCCGGCGAACTACCAGGTCGGTCGGACTGCCCAGCCGGCTCCGGATGGCCCTTACGACGGGTGGCTCGGACTCTCGGGCGGGAGCCCCGGACCGTCTCGCCGGTGCTGGCATCTCCCTGCGCCCGGGCGGGCGTCCGGCCGTTTTGGCGGTGATGGCTTCGCGCTTGCCCAGGACGCGAGAGAAAACCCACGTGAACGCATTGGGCACGGTGCTCCTCGTTCGCCCCCTGACGCACACTATGGCCCGTGGCCTTCGTGCCGGGGCCGGTCACATCGCTTAGAGTGCCCAAAGCTCAGAACCCAATTTCATCTCGCGGGGGAGGGAGGAGCGGGGCCGTGAGCCGGCACCCGCTCCTGATCGGCGGAACTGCCCGTGCCGGTGTCAGAGCTACGGCAGAGCGATGAGTTGCCCGGGCATCAGCGACCAGGCGTTGGCCCCCGGATTGGCGGCGACGATGGACTCCCAGCTGATGCCGAGGCGCTGGCCGATGAGATAGAACGTATCGCCCGGCTGCACCACGTACGTTCGAGTCGGCGTCGACCCGCCGGGCGGCGTGGGGATCCGGGCCCGGGGGATGGTCAGGCGCTGGCCGGGCATGAGCCACCAGGGGTTCACGCCGGGGTTGGCGGCCATGAGCGCCTCCAGGCTGATACCGTGGCGCTGCGCGATCAACCACAGGCTGTCGCCCGGCTGCACCACGTACGTGTTTCCGGTAGGCGGCGTCCCGCCCGGCGGGTTGGGGGCCCCGCTGCCCGGGATGGTCAGGCGCTGGCCGGGCATGAG
This window harbors:
- a CDS encoding GerAB/ArcD/ProY family transporter, with product MGSARSPSSPRGRPGGPAGPRLGEARLLGNRLPNSQIFWLAFGSRLTISVALLPVLTLSRAGRDAWLASLMGFIPSAAIAWLVSYAAERFAGEGIAGQARRALGRIGGSLVVAVFLWSYLHLAAVLLREYAEAIVTIILPTTPVAAVLIVVGLLVAIAAEQDTPTLGRMASLVGPFMVLSILLIALLVTPELEMARLRPVLTSGARGLLSGVLVSSVWHTTVFWFPALAPSVLDMRSGRRTLLVAVASGSVSVSFISALAVSALTGDLAVKSSFPLFMVARLVSLGELVQRIDGVAVGAWGFGLIMTASLVLHSAAVALADLTGLPDHRRIVKPLTLLGVVLAMMTARDVIELRQFADARVLVPYVAAHVWLPTLILAAAARLRAGRTAGLR
- a CDS encoding spore germination protein, translated to MPNAFTWVFSRVLGKREAITAKTAGRPPGRREMPAPARRSGAPARESEPPVVRAIRSRLGSPTDLVVRRVRATGRRARRGQVYWVVFLESLADRQLISEGILQVLGTRPDFEEQNAAGDVAPLLVPEIVATRSVDRAMQKLLDGWVAVFPPGTNVIWLADASGRPSRAVEEPQAETGVRVPREGFTELLDTNVGLLRARIRHPGLRIEERRVGARTGTRVILAYVVDLIDPDFLETVRTRTRRVRIDGIVESGYVEEFIEDSPYSPFPQTLRTERPDVVAANLLEGRFAILTDGTPFALVGPVVLIQLLTVAEDYYERFAVGSLLRSLRLAAFTVSIILPGLYVAISTYHYELVPTSLLLSIASAREAVPFPTLVEVLLMEFQLEVLREAGVRLPRGVGPAVSIVGALVLGQAAISASLVSPATVIVVAMTAISSFATPVFSIAITARMIRFLFTLGGAALGLFGVQAAGVVLLIHLCALRSFGIPYLAPLAPLQLSDWKDFVIRMPWWAMTRRPRFVLPKDSRRVDPGVGPA